CAGGTGGCGCGCGAGCATATCCGCAACGCCCTGCTGGAGCGGCTGAAAATCCTGCGCGCCAAGCAGTCGCGCGAGAACTGAGGCCGCGCCGGGGTCAATCGTAGAGCGCGCGCGGATTCTGCCGGAGGATGCGCTGGAAATCGGCGTCGCTTACCGAATCTTTCAGCAGGGCCACGAGGTCGCCATAGGGCATGGGCTGCCCGTGCGCAGGGTCGAAGAACCACGTGTGTGGCCAGTCCGACGCCCATACGATACGTTCCGGGTAGCGGCGCGACAGCTCGCGCAGCAGATCGCCGAAGTGCTCGGCCCAGGTCGCGACGGGATAACCGTAGCGGTAAAAGCCGGAGGCCTTCAGCCAGACGCGGCCGGTATCCAGCAGGCGGAATACGGCTTCGCGGATTCCGGCATATTCGGGTCCGCTGGCGGCGCCGCCCAGGTGGTCCACGACCACGTCGGGACCATCCCCATTGCGTATGGCTTCATGGACGGCATCCAGCGCCTGCGGCGACACGAAAAACTGCGCATGCCAGCCGGCGGCGCGCAGGCGCGGGGCAAGGCGCGTATAGCCGGCCATCCCGTTGCCGCTGCCGGAGACCGCATTGAAGCGCACGCCGCGCGCGCCCTGCGCGCGCCATTGCAGCAGTTCCGCTTCGCTGGTCTCGTCGGGCACCACCAGCACGCCGCGCGCGCGCCCATTCGATTCGCGCAGGGCGTCCAGCAGCAGGCTATTGTCGCTGCCATAGACACTGGGCTGGACCAGGACGAAGCGCTCGATGCCCTGTGCCGCGCCGGTGCGCGACAGATCCTGCCAGGTGCGCACCGGCGGCGCGTAGTGGGAGCCCGGCAGCACGGGGCGGTGCTGGGGGTCGTCGAAAACGTGCGTGTGGCAATCCCAGGCGGGAAGGGCGGGAGGCGTCATGCGCTAACCTCGTTTGGAAAAAGGCGCAGCCGGCGGATGTGCGGCCCAGGCGCCCGGATACCGGCCGGCGAGCGGTATCGGGTTCGCACCGGTGGGCGTCAATCCAGCTTGACGCCGGTTTCCTTGATGATTTCCTGGTAGCGGGCGCGTTCGGCACCGAGGAATTGCGTGAATTGCTCGACGGAGTTCGGCTTCACCACGGCGCCTTCCGCTTCCAGCCGCTCGCGGGTCTGCGGATCCGCGATGATGGCGTTGACCTCGGTATTCAGCTTCTGGATGACGTCCGCCGGCGTCCCCTTGGGCGCGAACAGTCCGCCCCACAGGCTGAAGGAGAAGCCGGGCAGGCCGGATTCGGCCACCGTCGGCACCTTCGGCAGCGCCGGCGAGCGTTCCAGCGTGGAGACCGCGATCGGCTTCAGTGTGCCGCTCTTGAAGTGCGGCAGTACGCCCGGGGCGCCGGAAAAGAACATGTCGACGTGATTGCCCAGCAAATCGCTGAGGGCGGCGCCGCCGCCCTTGTACGGAACGTGCGTCAGCTT
Above is a genomic segment from Bordetella genomosp. 11 containing:
- a CDS encoding amidohydrolase family protein, which encodes MTPPALPAWDCHTHVFDDPQHRPVLPGSHYAPPVRTWQDLSRTGAAQGIERFVLVQPSVYGSDNSLLLDALRESNGRARGVLVVPDETSEAELLQWRAQGARGVRFNAVSGSGNGMAGYTRLAPRLRAAGWHAQFFVSPQALDAVHEAIRNGDGPDVVVDHLGGAASGPEYAGIREAVFRLLDTGRVWLKASGFYRYGYPVATWAEHFGDLLRELSRRYPERIVWASDWPHTWFFDPAHGQPMPYGDLVALLKDSVSDADFQRILRQNPRALYD